Proteins found in one Zea mays cultivar B73 chromosome 1, Zm-B73-REFERENCE-NAM-5.0, whole genome shotgun sequence genomic segment:
- the LOC118473499 gene encoding uncharacterized protein: protein MAVIFGNQQATGLFAKCTSDPLGFDTSESAGTYDVGYSRDLAGHESNKASRTRDSGESLNPSGPIRDGGDSSTRSGARRKRGRMMMEDEDPLICTVTEAFKTLSDAIKQSAPQPRPIIPPNLWTMMKHILVFEREHIAHYYGYLCENPALAYAFLEMGLVDQMVWVSRYIKSHLSN from the coding sequence AATGCACCAGTGATCCCCTAGGTTTCGACACATCTGAAAGTGCAGGTACATATGATGTGGGTTATTCTAGAGACTTGGCTGGTCATGAGAGTAACAAAGCAAGTCGAACTCGTGATAGTGGAGAATCATTGAACCCAAGTGGTCCAATTCGTGATGGTGGAGACTCATCTACTCGAAGTGGTGCAAGAAGGAAGAGAGGGCGCATGATGATGGAAGATGAGGATCCATTGATATGCACTGTCACTGAAGCTTTTAAGACTCTTTCAGATGCAATCAAGCAGTCAGCACCACAACCACGTCCGATAATCCCACCCAACCTATGGACTATGATGAAACATATTCTTGTCTTTGAAAGAGAACATATAGCACACTACTATGGCTACTTGTGTGAGAATCCAGCCCTTGCTTATGCCTTTCTAGAGATGGGACTAGTTGATCAAATGGTATGGGTGTCTAGGTACATCAAGAGTCATCTTTCTAATTGA